A genomic window from Ascaphus truei isolate aAscTru1 chromosome 1, aAscTru1.hap1, whole genome shotgun sequence includes:
- the SOD3 gene encoding extracellular superoxide dismutase [Cu-Zn] has protein sequence MYYLLHLAIILVISTSCNVRAEVTKADEDEPLKDIHQKVKELWLNLLNTKPFQADNEGMAYATCNLKPSSKLEDTELKVTGQALFKQAYPNGKLEVIFNINGFPIDANQSSRAIHIHNFGDLSDGCDSAAGHYNPFSENHPNHPGDFGNFRVKDGKIQRHLANLEATIFGPYSVIGRSVVVHKQVDDLGKGNNQASLDNGNAGKRLACCVIGVSSKNNWEKNIQDTSAVKSARLSRRTNAKRVQIKY, from the coding sequence atgtattactTGCTTCACTTGGCCATTATCCTAGTTATTTCCACATCTTGCAATGTAAGAGCTGAAGTGACAAAAGCTGATGAAGATGAACCTTTAAAAGATATACATCAAAAAGTGAAGGAACTGTGGCTAAATTTGCTGAACACAAAGCCCTTCCAGGCAGATAATGAAGGAATGGCATATGCTACATGTAATCTGAAGCCTAGTTCTAAACTGGAAGACACAGAGTTAAAGGTGACAGGACAAGCCTTGTTCAAGCAAGCTTATCCAAATGGAAAACTAGAAGTGATCTTCAACATAAACGGATTTCCCATTGATGCCAATCAGTCTTCTAGAGCAATTCACATCCACAACTTTGGTGACCTCAGTGACGGCTGCGACTCCGCAGCTGGACACTACAATCCGTTCTCGGAAAATCACCCAAACCATCCGGGAGATTTTGGCAATTTCCGTGTCAAAGATGGAAAGATCCAAAGACACCTTGCAAATCTCGAAGCTACTATCTTTGGTCCATACTCTGTCATCGGTAGATCAGTTGTGGTCCACAAACAAGTGGATGACCTTGGGAAAGGCAATAATCAGGCCAGTCTGGATAATGGAAATGCCGGTAAACGACTTGCTTGCTGTGTCATTGGGGTCAGCAGTAAAAACAACTGGGAAAAAAATATCCAAGATACCTCCGCAGTGAAGAGTGCAAGACTTTCCAGGCGAACCAATGCAAAACGTGTGCAGATAAAGTACTAA